From Gallaecimonas pentaromativorans, the proteins below share one genomic window:
- a CDS encoding TonB-dependent receptor — MMSKNKTSKAVSWALLASATAAVAMPVLAADNGNDVERIEVTGSRIKRTDMETASPVSVISAKDLQASGYTSVADVLADSTFSAGAPTGAASNNGGNGASRVDLRGLGSARTLVLVNGRRMVNSGTGADSSVDLSTIPVGMIERIEVLKDGASAVYGSDAVAGVVNIITKKDFQGLQVDASYGGTSRGDANTGEINLLMGGSTDKANVVIGASYVDRGLAKQSNRGWSDCAKDGLPDGACGGGSSYIPGGSYNAGDGYMQQDASGNWVPQTDTYNYIPYQYLYTPQKRTSLFGNGSYQLTDNTQLFSEFLYTKRMSNQQLAPSPVSLEIPAGATGNPENKAVTYKRRMTDAGTRGYEQTVDTTRYVIGAQGYLDIHNGLDWDVSYTWGRNDSVSKVSNLQNTSKILDTVDPDKCGGDSGIPCANWFVGEGQLSQDVLDYVDYTDQSTGGNEMNVINANISGDLFELPAGMFSFASGIEYRREKGWFQPDSVTVAGDSAQSQQDATAGSYDTKQIYAEFAIPVLSDKFLVKDLSIEAAARYFDYSTFGSDSTWKLGLTWRLNDDFMLRGVRSTAFRAPTVSELYGGSVGSFDYLDDPCSDYGSGSASSTKYQTCNTQIGNTGYKYGDSQIETTWTSDPNLKPEKADTLTLGAVWSPSFINGFSATLDYYKIEIKDAIDRIDAQEYLNNCYNGDSNACSVLKIERSANSGDITYMSRPLTNIGNEKIKGVDLDMRYAFDAAGLGWTITWDTSYLDEYTKEGIDYADTISGDQGAYAKWKHNASLALSGDSWDAKWTVRYIDGMHDDGAYENGTPYTFKTDSVVYNDLSGSYHFNDSTTVTLGVDNVFDEDPAYVPDYSDANTVPEAYDVLGRYVYAKLSWRI; from the coding sequence ATGATGTCAAAAAATAAAACTTCCAAAGCTGTTAGCTGGGCGTTGCTGGCAAGTGCTACTGCTGCTGTAGCCATGCCTGTCCTGGCCGCCGACAACGGTAACGATGTTGAGCGTATTGAAGTAACCGGTTCACGCATCAAGCGTACCGACATGGAAACCGCTTCTCCGGTTTCTGTTATCTCTGCCAAAGATCTGCAAGCCAGCGGTTATACCTCTGTTGCCGACGTACTGGCCGACTCCACCTTCAGTGCCGGCGCGCCTACCGGTGCCGCCTCTAACAACGGTGGTAACGGTGCTTCTCGCGTAGATCTGCGTGGTCTGGGCTCTGCCCGTACCCTGGTGCTGGTAAACGGCCGCCGTATGGTTAACTCCGGTACTGGTGCTGACTCCTCTGTCGATCTGTCTACTATCCCTGTAGGCATGATTGAGCGCATCGAAGTCCTGAAAGATGGTGCTTCCGCTGTTTATGGCTCTGACGCCGTAGCCGGTGTGGTGAACATCATCACTAAGAAAGACTTCCAAGGCCTGCAAGTAGACGCCAGTTACGGTGGCACCAGTCGTGGCGACGCCAACACTGGCGAAATCAACCTGCTGATGGGTGGTAGCACCGATAAAGCCAACGTGGTTATCGGCGCCTCCTATGTTGACCGTGGCCTTGCCAAGCAAAGCAACCGTGGCTGGTCTGATTGTGCCAAAGATGGCCTGCCAGACGGTGCCTGTGGTGGCGGCTCTAGCTATATCCCCGGTGGTTCATACAACGCTGGCGATGGCTACATGCAGCAAGACGCCAGTGGCAACTGGGTACCCCAGACCGATACCTATAACTACATCCCTTACCAGTACCTGTACACTCCTCAGAAGCGTACCTCTCTGTTTGGTAACGGTTCTTATCAGCTGACTGACAACACCCAGCTGTTCAGTGAGTTCCTGTACACCAAGCGGATGTCCAACCAGCAGCTGGCTCCTTCTCCGGTAAGCCTGGAGATCCCCGCTGGTGCCACCGGTAACCCGGAAAACAAAGCCGTAACCTACAAGCGCCGTATGACCGACGCCGGTACCCGTGGCTACGAGCAGACCGTTGATACCACTCGCTATGTGATTGGTGCTCAAGGTTACCTGGATATTCATAATGGTCTGGATTGGGACGTGTCCTACACTTGGGGCCGTAACGACTCCGTGTCCAAGGTTTCCAACCTGCAGAACACCTCCAAGATCCTCGACACCGTTGATCCGGACAAGTGCGGCGGCGATTCTGGTATCCCCTGTGCCAACTGGTTCGTGGGTGAAGGTCAGCTGAGCCAAGACGTTCTGGATTACGTTGACTATACCGACCAGTCCACCGGCGGTAACGAGATGAACGTTATCAACGCCAACATCTCCGGTGACCTGTTCGAACTGCCTGCCGGTATGTTCAGCTTCGCGTCCGGTATCGAATACCGTCGCGAGAAGGGCTGGTTCCAGCCTGACTCCGTGACTGTAGCTGGCGACAGCGCACAGTCTCAGCAAGACGCCACCGCTGGTAGCTACGACACCAAACAGATTTACGCGGAATTCGCTATCCCTGTTCTGTCCGACAAGTTCCTGGTTAAAGACCTGTCTATCGAAGCAGCTGCCCGCTACTTCGATTACTCTACCTTCGGTAGCGATTCCACCTGGAAACTGGGTCTGACCTGGCGTCTGAACGACGACTTCATGCTGCGTGGCGTACGTTCTACCGCCTTCCGCGCTCCTACCGTATCTGAACTGTACGGCGGTAGCGTAGGTAGCTTCGACTACCTGGACGATCCCTGCTCTGACTACGGTTCTGGCAGCGCTTCTTCTACCAAATACCAGACCTGTAACACTCAGATCGGCAACACCGGCTACAAGTATGGCGACTCTCAGATCGAAACCACTTGGACTTCCGATCCGAACCTGAAGCCTGAAAAAGCTGACACCCTGACCCTGGGTGCGGTGTGGAGCCCGAGCTTCATCAACGGTTTCTCTGCGACTCTTGATTACTACAAAATTGAGATCAAAGACGCTATCGACCGTATCGATGCTCAGGAATACCTGAACAACTGCTACAACGGCGATTCCAATGCCTGTAGCGTGCTGAAAATCGAGCGTAGCGCCAACTCCGGCGACATCACCTACATGTCTCGTCCGCTGACCAACATCGGCAACGAGAAGATCAAAGGTGTTGACCTGGATATGCGTTATGCCTTTGATGCGGCCGGCCTGGGCTGGACCATCACCTGGGATACCAGTTACCTGGACGAGTACACCAAAGAAGGTATCGACTACGCAGATACCATCAGTGGTGACCAAGGCGCCTACGCCAAGTGGAAACACAACGCTAGCCTGGCTCTGAGCGGCGACAGCTGGGATGCCAAGTGGACCGTACGTTACATCGACGGCATGCACGACGATGGCGCATACGAAAACGGTACTCCCTACACCTTCAAGACTGACTCTGTTGTCTACAACGACCTGTCCGGTAGCTATCACTTCAATGACAGCACTACTGTGACTCTGGGCGTAGACAACGTCTTCGACGAAGATCCGGCCTACGTACCTGACTACTCTGACGCCAACACTGTGCCTGAGGCATATGACGTTCTGGGTCGTTACGTATACGCCAAGCTGAGCTGGCGCATCTAA